A genomic stretch from Primulina huaijiensis isolate GDHJ02 chromosome 14, ASM1229523v2, whole genome shotgun sequence includes:
- the LOC140957902 gene encoding transcription factor PIF1-like isoform X2 — protein sequence MNHHVPGFQEVEEDCSILDSSGFSRPKRLLPTGEEDIMELLWRNGQVVVQRSTKRGGEIEVPAEHLTVRGIRPTAEEQHLFMQEDEMASWLQYPIDDSSFDRDLYADLMYSAPPPPPFQAPFTAIAPPRSVPEIRPHPAPTPPIALQAQKPEFSPRFQNFVHFSRHPCRQSIEPISKPLVTVARESTVVESNETPAVGRESRTSLVDFRTQMNTDRGTAALNAPDASAGKLAAGTYELTVSSSPGGSGSSFSANRKRHRKTRKRTPAGERKRKIREADDNECRSEENDYEEDETKRQGHLLTASFSKRSRAAEVHNLSERRRRDRINEKMKALQQLIPRCNKTDKASMLDEAIEYLKSLQLQVQMMSSMGCGMVPVMYPGMQRFMPAMGMGMGMGMGMDMGMNRPMLPYPSMQLPGSGQQNQATPAPHMGAGFHIPTFHLPPVLPVPDSSRIQAVSSMADPMLNSLVSLDPNQPRMPNFVYPYQQFPAGLQQASQLPLPQNQAAAQPNTSKQTGNMENQPSAG from the exons ATGAATCACCACGTTCCGGGTTTCCAGGAGGTAGAAGAGGACTGTTCCATTCTGGACTCTTCAGGATTTTCAAGACCCAAAAGATTATTGCCCAC AGGTGAGGAGGATATCATGGAACTTCTGTGGCGGAATGGCCAAGTTGTGGTGCAGAGATCAACCAAGAGAGGCGGAGAGATTGAGGTTCCAGCGGAGCATTTGACAGTGAGGGGGATCCGACCGACTGCGGAGGAGCAGCATCTGTTTATGCAGGAGGATGAGATGGCATCTTGGCTTCAGTACCCTATCGATGACTCCTCATTTGATCGGGATTTGTACGCAGATCTAATGTACTCTGCTCCTCCTCCTCCGCCTTTTCAGGCTCCTTTCACTGCCATTGCTCCACCTCGTTCCGTGCCGGAGATCCGACCTCATCCGGCGCCGACGCCTCCCATTGCACTCCAAGCTCAGAAGCCGGAATTTTCCCCACGCTTCCAGAATTTCGTCCATTTCTCGAGGCATCCGTGCAGGCAGAGTATCGAGCCAATTTCGAAACCGTTGGTAACGGTAGCGAGGGAATCCACGGTGGTGGAGTCAAATGAGACGCCGGCTGTAGGGCGAGAATCTAGGACTTCTCTGGTGGATTTCAGGACACAGATGAACACAGACCGTGGTACTGCGGCGCTTAATGCCCCTGATGCGTCCGCTGGGAAATTGGCAGCCGGTACATATGAGCTTACCGTGTCGTCATCTCCCGGCGGTTCCGGATCCAGTTTCAGCGCCAACCGTAAGCGGCATCGCAAGACCAGGAAGCGGACGCCGGCGGGGGAGCGGAAGCGGAAAATCAGAGAAGCCGATGACAACGAGTGTCGGAGTGAG GAGAATGATTATGAAGAAGATGAAACCAAAAGACAAGGGCATCTGTTAACTGCCTCCTTCTCGAAGAGATCTCGTGCCGCTGAAGTTCACAATCTTTCTGAAAGG AGGCGTCGAGACAGGATTAATGAAAAGATGAAGGCTTTGCAACAACTCATACCTCGATGCAACAAG ACGGACAAAGCTTCGATGTTGGACGAGGCGATTGAGTACTTGAAATCACTACAACTCCAAGTTCAG ATGATGTCATCCATGGGATGTGGCATGGTTCCTGTAATGTACCCTGGTATGCAAAGATTCATGCCGGCAATGGGAATGGGAATGGGAATGGGAATGGGAATGGATATGGGCATGAACCGGCCGATGCTGCCGTATCCATCTATGCAGCTTCCAGGTTCCGGGCAGCAGAATCAGGCGACGCCAGCACCGCATATGGGAGCTGGATTTCACATTCCAACATTTCACCTGCCACCAGTGCTTCCTGTACCTGATTCATCAAGAATTCAGGCTGTCTCTAGCATGGCTGATCCTATGCTAAACTCACTAGTTTCCCTGGATCCTAATCAGCCACGAATGCCCAACTTTGTGTATCCATACCAACAGTTTCCTGCTGGTCTTCAACAGGCTTCGCAGTTGCCACTACCACAG AATCAAGCAGCGGCACAGCCTAACACCAGCAAACAAACAGGCAACATGGAAAATCAACCATCAGCTG GTTGA
- the LOC140957902 gene encoding transcription factor PIF1-like isoform X1: MNHHVPGFQEVEEDCSILDSSGFSRPKRLLPTGEEDIMELLWRNGQVVVQRSTKRGGEIEVPAEHLTVRGIRPTAEEQHLFMQEDEMASWLQYPIDDSSFDRDLYADLMYSAPPPPPFQAPFTAIAPPRSVPEIRPHPAPTPPIALQAQKPEFSPRFQNFVHFSRHPCRQSIEPISKPLVTVARESTVVESNETPAVGRESRTSLVDFRTQMNTDRGTAALNAPDASAGKLAAGTYELTVSSSPGGSGSSFSANRKRHRKTRKRTPAGERKRKIREADDNECRSEENDYEEDETKRQGHLLTASFSKRSRAAEVHNLSERRRRDRINEKMKALQQLIPRCNKTDKASMLDEAIEYLKSLQLQVQMMSSMGCGMVPVMYPGMQRFMPAMGMGMGMGMGMDMGMNRPMLPYPSMQLPGSGQQNQATPAPHMGAGFHIPTFHLPPVLPVPDSSRIQAVSSMADPMLNSLVSLDPNQPRMPNFVYPYQQFPAGLQQASQLPLPQNQAAAQPNTSKQTGNMENQPSAGRK, from the exons ATGAATCACCACGTTCCGGGTTTCCAGGAGGTAGAAGAGGACTGTTCCATTCTGGACTCTTCAGGATTTTCAAGACCCAAAAGATTATTGCCCAC AGGTGAGGAGGATATCATGGAACTTCTGTGGCGGAATGGCCAAGTTGTGGTGCAGAGATCAACCAAGAGAGGCGGAGAGATTGAGGTTCCAGCGGAGCATTTGACAGTGAGGGGGATCCGACCGACTGCGGAGGAGCAGCATCTGTTTATGCAGGAGGATGAGATGGCATCTTGGCTTCAGTACCCTATCGATGACTCCTCATTTGATCGGGATTTGTACGCAGATCTAATGTACTCTGCTCCTCCTCCTCCGCCTTTTCAGGCTCCTTTCACTGCCATTGCTCCACCTCGTTCCGTGCCGGAGATCCGACCTCATCCGGCGCCGACGCCTCCCATTGCACTCCAAGCTCAGAAGCCGGAATTTTCCCCACGCTTCCAGAATTTCGTCCATTTCTCGAGGCATCCGTGCAGGCAGAGTATCGAGCCAATTTCGAAACCGTTGGTAACGGTAGCGAGGGAATCCACGGTGGTGGAGTCAAATGAGACGCCGGCTGTAGGGCGAGAATCTAGGACTTCTCTGGTGGATTTCAGGACACAGATGAACACAGACCGTGGTACTGCGGCGCTTAATGCCCCTGATGCGTCCGCTGGGAAATTGGCAGCCGGTACATATGAGCTTACCGTGTCGTCATCTCCCGGCGGTTCCGGATCCAGTTTCAGCGCCAACCGTAAGCGGCATCGCAAGACCAGGAAGCGGACGCCGGCGGGGGAGCGGAAGCGGAAAATCAGAGAAGCCGATGACAACGAGTGTCGGAGTGAG GAGAATGATTATGAAGAAGATGAAACCAAAAGACAAGGGCATCTGTTAACTGCCTCCTTCTCGAAGAGATCTCGTGCCGCTGAAGTTCACAATCTTTCTGAAAGG AGGCGTCGAGACAGGATTAATGAAAAGATGAAGGCTTTGCAACAACTCATACCTCGATGCAACAAG ACGGACAAAGCTTCGATGTTGGACGAGGCGATTGAGTACTTGAAATCACTACAACTCCAAGTTCAG ATGATGTCATCCATGGGATGTGGCATGGTTCCTGTAATGTACCCTGGTATGCAAAGATTCATGCCGGCAATGGGAATGGGAATGGGAATGGGAATGGGAATGGATATGGGCATGAACCGGCCGATGCTGCCGTATCCATCTATGCAGCTTCCAGGTTCCGGGCAGCAGAATCAGGCGACGCCAGCACCGCATATGGGAGCTGGATTTCACATTCCAACATTTCACCTGCCACCAGTGCTTCCTGTACCTGATTCATCAAGAATTCAGGCTGTCTCTAGCATGGCTGATCCTATGCTAAACTCACTAGTTTCCCTGGATCCTAATCAGCCACGAATGCCCAACTTTGTGTATCCATACCAACAGTTTCCTGCTGGTCTTCAACAGGCTTCGCAGTTGCCACTACCACAG AATCAAGCAGCGGCACAGCCTAACACCAGCAAACAAACAGGCAACATGGAAAATCAACCATCAGCTGGTAGGAAATGA